The Deltaproteobacteria bacterium genome includes a region encoding these proteins:
- a CDS encoding NAD-dependent deacylase gives MDLILESLFGKWYFHQKGLKVNPHEILRRAKVSTGLDERGALEKRAAEDILNSQKAIALTGAGISVESGVPDFRSAGGLWSKYDPEEYAHISAFRSNPEKVWRMLKEMIELVMGVEPNPAHVALAELEQMGLLSSVITQNVDGLHQRAGSKEVIEFHGSNQWLVCLECGHRRETASLSLEDIPPRCPECGFILKPDVVFFGEPIPWEAQTKAFEEARTCDLVLVIGTSAVVYPAGGIPIVAKRNGAKLVEINMEPTALTGSVSDYLLQGPAGKILPKIVEEIREKIS, from the coding sequence ATGGATTTGATCCTTGAGTCCCTCTTTGGGAAATGGTATTTTCATCAGAAGGGGCTGAAGGTAAATCCTCATGAGATTCTCAGGAGGGCAAAAGTGAGCACTGGGCTGGATGAGAGGGGGGCCTTGGAAAAGAGGGCTGCAGAGGATATTTTAAATTCTCAAAAGGCCATCGCCTTGACCGGTGCAGGGATTTCGGTGGAAAGCGGTGTCCCTGACTTTCGCAGTGCAGGGGGGTTGTGGAGCAAATATGATCCTGAAGAATATGCCCATATCAGTGCCTTCCGGTCTAATCCGGAAAAGGTTTGGCGGATGTTAAAGGAAATGATAGAATTGGTTATGGGTGTTGAACCTAATCCCGCCCATGTTGCCTTGGCGGAACTGGAACAGATGGGCCTTTTGAGTTCTGTGATCACCCAAAACGTGGATGGGCTTCACCAAAGGGCGGGGAGTAAAGAGGTTATAGAATTTCACGGTTCCAACCAATGGTTGGTGTGTTTGGAATGTGGGCATCGCCGAGAGACAGCCTCTCTTTCCTTAGAAGACATCCCTCCCCGATGTCCTGAGTGTGGTTTCATCCTTAAGCCAGACGTCGTCTTCTTTGGCGAACCCATCCCATGGGAGGCCCAAACCAAGGCCTTTGAGGAGGCGAGGACGTGTGATCTGGTCTTGGTAATAGGGACCTCAGCGGTGGTCTACCCTGCTGGGGGGATACCCATTGTGGCGAAGAGAAACGGGGCCAAGCTAGTAGAGATAAATATGGAGCCCACAGCCCTGACCGGTTCCGTATCTGATTATCTCCTCCAAGGACCTGCCGGTAAGATACTTCCCAAGATCGTGGAGGAGATAAGGGAGAAAATTTCTTGA
- a CDS encoding class I SAM-dependent methyltransferase, with translation MNMAQKGSFRKWNEEMVNKYNPEDYIFHSNVLVRLVELKRFRKIVDFLSLNNMDDLLDIGCGSGYLLNQAICKRGVGVDISDLMVRTARANCKSNVRKFIVQADVESLPFKNRSFNKIVSTEVIEHILHPMALLKEIERVSKDNALIIITIPNERLINRIKSVIFSFGLYKFLFRKGYRPSRKMEDEWHLHTFNINKFKELIEGRFIIKKTIAIPTIFFPLRYIFHLGLKRVS, from the coding sequence GTGAATATGGCACAAAAAGGATCATTTAGGAAATGGAACGAGGAAATGGTAAATAAGTATAATCCCGAGGACTATATCTTCCACTCAAATGTTCTCGTGAGATTAGTAGAGTTGAAGCGGTTCAGGAAAATAGTGGATTTTCTTTCCTTGAACAACATGGATGACCTTCTGGATATAGGATGTGGAAGTGGATACCTGCTAAATCAAGCGATCTGTAAACGAGGAGTCGGGGTAGACATATCTGATTTGATGGTGAGAACTGCAAGAGCAAATTGCAAAAGTAATGTAAGAAAGTTTATTGTCCAGGCAGATGTTGAAAGCCTTCCTTTTAAAAACAGGAGCTTCAATAAAATAGTTTCTACGGAGGTAATTGAGCATATCCTGCATCCCATGGCTTTGTTAAAAGAAATAGAGCGTGTCTCGAAGGATAACGCATTAATTATCATCACCATTCCTAATGAGAGATTAATCAACCGGATAAAGAGCGTAATCTTTTCCTTTGGACTTTATAAGTTCTTATTCAGGAAAGGTTATCGCCCTTCCCGGAAGATGGAAGACGAATGGCACCTCCACACCTTTAATATTAATAAGTTTAAGGAATTAATCGAAGGAAGGTTTATCATTAAAAAGACCATCGCCATTCCTACAATATTCTTCCCCTTGCGCTATATATTCCATCTGGGTTTAAAGAGGGTTTCCTAA
- a CDS encoding tetratricopeptide repeat protein produces the protein MMGISANDVDSRLKYLIWVITGILVLLYGVQRICCFDIWWHLKTGEWILNNHAIPHKDFFSYTFAGHEWTDFEWLFQVIVYPIYSTLGLSGLIVFKALIIAILVFFLYKNINLLSGGKEWIVAFFLIVGLNVIRQRFMVRPQVVFLLFLCLYFYMLNLYFIKGKSYLYLLPILQILWVNIHGSFLLGIGLMFVYTFSYFVSLAWSQRNDLKPVFKDRKLRALMISTLLVILVSFASPYGYKTFTVPFATAAEQEAKRYIVEWIPFSPKSLLIFLPDFTIWFKGLFIIGIFSFFLRRENLKKIEHLLIFALFSYMAFSYHRFIGAWGVVMCPIVAFNIAQSFSSVAYKKKMIQYVKWVPAFIIVFLSFYVLWFTGEYRRIGFGLTEGSYPSGTVKFIEDHGLKGNIFNHYDYGGYLIWHLYPQLKVFIDGRTPTIYDKDFFWSCRQGLNNEKAWRRLLEEYSIDMVLIKDNRVQGYMMFVKRLDDDPDWILVAFDEVSMLFLKNVPKFRSTIEGYGYKFFRPADFNMGYVKEQKGDKEFLTKLIKELEETKGKGNCTPFYTNYALGSVHLLWDGEEHLEKALNLFQITLKEKPSSPLGLYNLGITLLRLKRYDEAIKELKKVIDINPSFPDSYYQLGVAYYRKGEYSLALKYLEKYKDLKEDEMEVGAYEYMGLAYLKTFQLQKAVSCFLRENYLSEPAFAIYQNLGIAYFGLREYRKASKYFQEALNLRPNDIKLLYDLGICHENLKETERASTIFKKLINLPARTEEERDLVERARRKLEK, from the coding sequence GTGATGGGAATTTCGGCTAATGATGTGGATAGCAGATTAAAGTATCTTATTTGGGTGATCACGGGCATCCTTGTCTTGCTTTATGGTGTTCAAAGGATCTGCTGTTTTGACATCTGGTGGCACCTGAAAACTGGGGAATGGATTCTTAACAACCATGCCATTCCTCACAAGGATTTTTTTTCCTATACCTTTGCTGGCCACGAGTGGACAGACTTTGAATGGCTCTTTCAAGTCATAGTCTATCCGATCTATTCTACCCTTGGCCTTTCAGGCCTGATCGTCTTCAAGGCCTTAATCATCGCCATCCTTGTGTTCTTCCTCTATAAAAATATAAATCTTTTAAGTGGAGGGAAAGAATGGATTGTAGCCTTTTTTCTCATCGTAGGCCTAAATGTGATCAGGCAGAGATTTATGGTTCGGCCTCAAGTAGTCTTTCTTCTCTTTTTATGTCTATATTTTTACATGCTTAACTTGTACTTCATCAAAGGGAAAAGCTATCTATACCTCCTACCCATACTACAGATACTGTGGGTAAACATCCATGGAAGTTTCCTCTTAGGTATCGGATTAATGTTCGTCTATACTTTTTCATACTTTGTTTCTTTGGCCTGGAGCCAACGAAACGATCTAAAGCCAGTGTTTAAGGATCGGAAATTAAGGGCCTTGATGATCAGCACATTGTTGGTAATACTAGTTTCCTTTGCCAGTCCTTACGGATATAAGACCTTCACTGTTCCCTTTGCCACTGCAGCGGAGCAGGAGGCCAAGAGATACATCGTTGAGTGGATACCGTTTTCGCCCAAATCCCTCTTGATCTTTTTGCCAGATTTCACCATCTGGTTCAAGGGGCTCTTTATTATAGGCATCTTTTCCTTTTTCCTACGGAGGGAAAACCTGAAAAAGATAGAGCACCTTCTCATTTTTGCTCTTTTTTCCTACATGGCCTTCAGTTACCACCGTTTTATTGGAGCATGGGGAGTGGTGATGTGTCCCATTGTCGCCTTCAATATAGCCCAGTCTTTTTCTTCGGTAGCCTATAAAAAGAAGATGATTCAATACGTAAAGTGGGTTCCTGCCTTTATTATTGTTTTTTTGTCGTTCTATGTCCTTTGGTTTACAGGGGAATACAGACGTATTGGTTTTGGTTTAACAGAAGGAAGTTATCCCAGCGGTACTGTAAAGTTCATCGAGGATCATGGATTGAAAGGAAATATATTTAATCACTATGACTATGGTGGATACCTCATCTGGCATCTTTACCCACAACTAAAGGTCTTCATTGATGGTAGGACCCCCACTATTTACGATAAAGATTTTTTTTGGTCCTGCCGTCAGGGGTTAAATAATGAGAAGGCCTGGAGAAGGTTGCTAGAAGAATACAGTATTGATATGGTCCTTATAAAGGACAACAGGGTGCAAGGATATATGATGTTCGTAAAACGTCTTGACGATGACCCTGACTGGATATTGGTTGCCTTTGATGAGGTGTCTATGCTTTTTTTAAAAAATGTTCCTAAATTTAGGAGTACTATAGAAGGGTATGGCTATAAATTTTTCCGCCCTGCTGATTTTAACATGGGTTATGTCAAGGAGCAAAAAGGGGATAAGGAGTTTTTGACCAAGCTTATCAAAGAACTTGAGGAAACGAAAGGTAAGGGGAATTGCACTCCATTTTATACCAATTATGCCTTAGGCTCGGTCCATTTGCTCTGGGACGGTGAAGAACATCTGGAGAAGGCACTAAATTTGTTCCAAATAACCCTGAAGGAAAAGCCGAGCTCTCCGCTGGGGCTGTATAATCTGGGTATAACTTTGTTAAGACTAAAAAGGTATGATGAGGCCATCAAAGAACTTAAAAAGGTAATAGATATCAACCCTTCTTTCCCTGACAGTTATTATCAATTGGGCGTTGCTTACTATAGAAAGGGCGAATATAGCCTTGCCCTTAAATATCTGGAGAAGTATAAAGATTTGAAAGAGGATGAAATGGAGGTAGGGGCCTATGAATACATGGGCTTGGCCTATTTGAAGACCTTTCAGCTCCAAAAGGCGGTTAGCTGCTTTCTACGGGAGAATTACCTCTCAGAGCCAGCCTTTGCTATCTATCAAAACCTGGGCATCGCATATTTCGGCTTAAGGGAATATAGGAAGGCCAGCAAATACTTTCAAGAGGCTTTAAACTTAAGACCAAATGATATCAAACTCCTCTATGATCTTGGTATTTGCCATGAAAACCTTAAAGAAACGGAAAGGGCCTCGACAATCTTCAAAAAATTGATTAATCTCCCCGCACGGACAGAGGAAGAAAGGGACTTGGTCGAAAGGGCAAGGAGGAAGCTAGAAAAGTGA
- the asnB gene encoding asparagine synthase (glutamine-hydrolyzing), whose product MCGICGFCFSDKRQVGFDVLRKMTSALEHRGPDEEGYYADAGIALGHRRLSIIDLDTGKQPIHNEDKTIYVVFNGEIYNFPELKRGLEKRGHRFYTKTDTEVLVHLYEEMEERCLERLNGMFAFAIWDGRKRKLFLARDRIGIKPLYYAFDDRNLSFASELKSLLKAPFVDRSLDLESLGLYLTYDFIPDPYSIVKGIRKILPGHYLVYRDGQLGEGTYWDLDFRDRWEKRLSEEDICDEIWSRFKKSVQMRLISDVPLGVLLSGGIDSTSVIAALREEGVDDIKTFSIGFEDPSFDESAFARRAAAFFGTDHYEEILDPKKLLDILPTVASLLDEPLADASIIPTFLLSQFTRRSVKVALGGDGGDEIFAGYPTYQAFRLAQIYAKVPSWLRRNLVERWAMKLPVSFDNMSLDFRLKKFIRGIPYPPIIRNYVWLGTFSPEERGKILNAEIRAELGGLDEFGILNSYLDGKSFDSLLGKLLFLDMKLYLQEGVLVKVDRASMANSLEVRVPFLDHHFVDFVTGLPEGLKLRGLTTKYIFKKTMKDKLPRGIVFRKKKGFGIPVAKWIAGDLRDLFLDVFSEDRIKRQGIFDPTAIQGLLADHLARQVDNRKKLWNLFIFQLWWDNYG is encoded by the coding sequence ATGTGCGGTATTTGTGGGTTTTGTTTTTCAGATAAGAGACAGGTGGGCTTCGATGTCCTGAGAAAGATGACCTCGGCCTTAGAACACAGGGGGCCAGATGAAGAGGGGTATTATGCCGATGCAGGGATTGCTCTGGGTCATAGGAGGTTGAGCATTATCGACCTTGATACAGGGAAACAGCCCATCCACAACGAGGATAAGACCATATATGTTGTATTTAATGGAGAGATATATAACTTTCCAGAGCTAAAAAGGGGGTTAGAGAAGAGGGGACATAGGTTTTACACCAAGACGGACACAGAGGTACTGGTTCATCTCTATGAAGAGATGGAAGAAAGATGCCTGGAGAGGCTCAACGGGATGTTCGCCTTCGCCATCTGGGATGGGAGGAAACGCAAGCTCTTTCTGGCCCGGGACAGGATAGGGATCAAACCCCTTTATTATGCCTTTGACGATCGCAATCTTTCTTTTGCCTCAGAGTTAAAGTCCCTGCTTAAGGCCCCTTTTGTAGATCGCAGTCTGGATTTAGAGTCCTTGGGCCTTTATCTTACCTACGATTTCATCCCTGACCCTTATTCTATAGTTAAGGGGATACGCAAGATTCTCCCAGGTCATTACCTCGTTTATAGAGATGGCCAACTGGGAGAGGGGACCTATTGGGACTTGGACTTCAGGGATAGGTGGGAGAAAAGGCTATCAGAGGAGGATATATGCGATGAAATCTGGTCACGCTTCAAGAAATCGGTCCAGATGCGATTGATCAGTGATGTCCCCCTGGGGGTCCTTTTGAGCGGTGGGATTGATTCTACCTCCGTAATCGCCGCCTTGAGAGAGGAGGGGGTAGATGATATCAAGACCTTTTCCATCGGCTTTGAAGACCCCTCCTTCGACGAGTCTGCCTTTGCCCGCCGCGCCGCGGCCTTTTTTGGTACCGACCATTATGAAGAGATTCTCGATCCCAAAAAATTATTGGACATCTTGCCTACGGTAGCCTCCCTTTTGGACGAACCCTTGGCCGATGCCTCCATTATCCCAACCTTTTTGTTGAGCCAGTTTACGAGAAGGAGCGTAAAGGTGGCCCTGGGGGGGGACGGAGGGGATGAGATCTTCGCTGGCTACCCCACCTATCAGGCCTTTCGTCTGGCCCAGATTTATGCCAAGGTCCCATCTTGGTTGAGAAGGAATCTGGTGGAAAGATGGGCTATGAAGTTGCCCGTCTCTTTTGATAACATGAGTCTTGATTTCCGGTTGAAGAAGTTTATCAGGGGGATCCCCTATCCGCCGATCATCAGGAATTATGTCTGGTTGGGGACCTTCTCACCGGAGGAAAGGGGGAAGATATTAAACGCCGAGATAAGGGCCGAGTTGGGGGGATTGGATGAGTTTGGCATTTTAAACAGTTACTTAGATGGGAAGTCCTTTGATTCTCTCTTGGGGAAATTGTTATTCTTGGACATGAAACTCTATCTTCAGGAGGGGGTCTTGGTCAAGGTGGACCGGGCCAGCATGGCCAACTCCCTGGAGGTAAGGGTCCCCTTTCTGGATCATCACTTCGTCGATTTTGTCACAGGGCTCCCAGAGGGTTTAAAATTGAGAGGCCTGACCACCAAATACATCTTTAAGAAGACCATGAAGGACAAGCTCCCCAGAGGGATAGTCTTCCGTAAAAAGAAGGGGTTTGGTATACCGGTGGCCAAGTGGATCGCCGGGGATCTAAGGGATTTATTCTTGGATGTCTTTTCCGAAGATAGGATCAAGAGGCAGGGGATCTTTGATCCGACAGCCATCCAGGGGTTATTGGCAGACCACCTCGCTAGACAGGTGGATAACAGGAAGAAGCTTTGGAACCTCTTCATATTTCAATTGTGGTGGGACAATTATGGATAG
- a CDS encoding endonuclease domain-containing protein, producing the protein MKKSDNIARILRKRPIDAEKLLWRHLRAKQMNGFKFRRQQPIDNCIVDFASFENRIIIKVDGGQHAVEKERDIERDNYLKRHGFKILRSWNNDVLTNISGVLEVIKENCLSHPPLTPPVKGGEDEGGSGQRRGSNNIKNCPALENKRQTKNIRLNKLIKSMDYKLRRTHYS; encoded by the coding sequence ATGAAGAAATCGGACAATATAGCCAGAATTCTCAGAAAAAGACCAATCGATGCAGAGAAATTGTTATGGAGGCATTTAAGGGCAAAGCAGATGAATGGATTTAAGTTCAGAAGGCAACAGCCGATTGACAACTGTATAGTTGATTTTGCCTCTTTTGAGAATCGGATAATAATAAAAGTAGATGGTGGGCAGCATGCAGTTGAGAAAGAGAGGGACATTGAAAGAGACAATTATCTTAAGAGACACGGCTTTAAGATTTTAAGGTCTTGGAACAATGATGTTTTGACAAATATAAGTGGAGTGTTAGAGGTAATAAAGGAGAATTGTTTATCTCACCCTCCCCTAACCCCTCCCGTCAAGGGAGGGGAAGATGAAGGGGGTTCAGGCCAAAGAAGAGGAAGTAATAATATCAAAAATTGCCCTGCACTTGAAAACAAAAGACAAACCAAAAACATTAGGTTGAACAAATTGATAAAATCAATGGATTACAAATTGCGAAGAACTCACTATAGTTAA